Proteins encoded in a region of the Candidatus Bathyarchaeota archaeon genome:
- a CDS encoding MBL fold metallo-hydrolase: MVIFIKYLAHASFQIKAEGTVIYVDLEKYGEVAEKADLILVTHSHSDHCDPSKIKKARRDDTVIIAPEDCVSKIGGTVKTLKPEEETTVKGVKVRAVDAYNTKRFRSPGKPYHPKQFGVGYLITVENKTIYHAGDTDFIPEMRQLGPVDVALLPSGDTYTMDNAEAAEAAIAINPKTTIPMHRWSTNPEEFRKKVEANSNIKVMLLKEGEEFQVA, encoded by the coding sequence ATGGTTATCTTCATAAAATACTTGGCTCACGCCAGCTTTCAAATCAAAGCTGAGGGAACAGTTATCTACGTTGACTTAGAAAAATACGGCGAAGTCGCTGAAAAGGCAGACTTGATTTTGGTGACGCACTCGCATAGTGACCATTGTGACCCATCTAAGATCAAAAAAGCTCGCAGGGATGACACTGTGATAATCGCTCCTGAAGACTGTGTTTCGAAAATCGGTGGAACCGTTAAGACTCTCAAACCTGAAGAAGAGACAACAGTAAAGGGTGTAAAAGTCAGGGCTGTGGATGCCTACAATACTAAGCGTTTCAGATCTCCCGGAAAACCTTATCATCCCAAGCAGTTCGGGGTCGGCTACTTGATAACTGTTGAGAACAAGACGATTTATCATGCTGGAGACACAGACTTTATCCCCGAAATGCGACAACTCGGACCTGTAGATGTGGCATTACTCCCCAGCGGAGACACATACACCATGGATAACGCTGAGGCTGCTGAAGCAGCGATAGCAATCAACCCTAAAACCACGATACCGATGCACCGCTGGAGCACGAACCCCGAAGAGTTCAGAAAGAAAGTAGAAGCCAATTCAAACATTAAGGTTATGCTGTTGAAAGAAGGAGAAGAATTCCAAGTAGCTTAA
- a CDS encoding DUF362 domain-containing protein, whose product MSEKAKVYFGSIQQGQDAIFAALAAKVDKIIELLDFSTIKKRDKVAIKMHLGFQDGYQTVPVFFVRRIAKAVKRVGGWPFITDNPTAVYNAVDRGYTQETCGCPIIPAAGVKDGYTHSVNVGYKNVDTLEMSGVIHDADALIDLTHAKGHACSGYGGAIKNLALGGYSAPSRWNKIHGVEHSIPYWDAKKCTPEHAQALVKVCPYGALKYDTKKHKLSLLLYACRNQLCLECIEADKEIGCLQIKPEFFAAFQELMAITAKKVLDTFDENKRFFLNFILQVTPHCDCMGMIQPSVVADIGVLGSRDIVAVEIATLDLIAKAGLIEQTIPPYFKHVNLNPNIDLHPFERLWGAMKNPYLVAKFAEQYGLGTRKYELIEVLSPKETGKMEPPKQVYERQPSFY is encoded by the coding sequence ATGAGTGAAAAAGCAAAGGTCTATTTTGGCTCCATACAGCAGGGTCAAGATGCAATTTTCGCAGCCTTAGCGGCAAAAGTTGACAAGATAATCGAGTTGCTAGACTTCTCAACAATCAAGAAGCGTGACAAGGTCGCCATCAAGATGCACCTAGGCTTCCAAGACGGATACCAAACGGTGCCAGTATTCTTCGTCCGGAGGATTGCCAAAGCCGTTAAACGGGTTGGCGGGTGGCCCTTCATCACCGACAATCCCACAGCGGTTTACAATGCGGTTGATCGCGGCTACACGCAAGAAACGTGCGGCTGCCCAATCATTCCAGCTGCTGGCGTCAAGGATGGGTATACCCACTCAGTTAACGTGGGCTACAAGAATGTGGACACGCTAGAGATGAGCGGCGTAATTCACGACGCCGACGCGCTCATAGATTTAACCCACGCAAAGGGACACGCTTGCAGTGGGTACGGCGGTGCAATCAAGAACCTCGCTCTGGGCGGCTATTCGGCTCCATCAAGGTGGAATAAGATCCATGGTGTTGAGCATTCCATTCCATACTGGGATGCAAAGAAGTGCACACCAGAGCATGCCCAAGCGCTTGTTAAAGTCTGCCCCTACGGCGCCCTCAAGTATGATACCAAAAAACACAAACTGTCGCTACTTCTTTATGCATGCAGAAACCAGCTCTGCCTAGAATGCATAGAAGCAGACAAAGAGATCGGGTGTCTACAAATCAAGCCTGAGTTCTTCGCAGCTTTTCAAGAGTTGATGGCAATTACCGCCAAAAAGGTTCTTGACACCTTTGACGAGAACAAGCGGTTCTTCCTCAACTTCATCCTTCAAGTAACGCCTCACTGCGACTGCATGGGAATGATTCAACCCAGCGTCGTAGCAGACATTGGGGTTCTGGGCAGCCGCGACATCGTGGCGGTTGAAATAGCCACATTGGATCTTATCGCAAAGGCTGGGCTGATCGAACAGACCATCCCGCCCTACTTCAAACATGTCAACCTCAACCCCAACATCGACCTCCATCCCTTTGAACGTCTCTGGGGGGCAATGAAGAATCCCTACCTCGTCGCCAAATTCGCGGAGCAATATGGGTTAGGCACTAGAAAGTACGAATTAATTGAAGTGTTGTCGCCTAAAGAGACCGGTAAGATGGAACCGCCCAAGCAAGTGTACGAACGCCAACCCTCCTTCTACTAA
- a CDS encoding amidohydrolase — MSVAKDTAADWIDENKTRLIQISDTVWEFAELGLIEFKSSALLTDELEKYGFRIERGVACMPTAFVATFGEGKPVIGIMGEYDALPGISQKKAPWKEPLEPGKPGHGCGHNIHGTSGMAAAISIKNAMKKHQIMGTIKFFGCPAEENFSGKVYMIREGCFRDVDAAISHHPSTMNEASMLSSLAVNSVKFHFYGKASHAGGSPEQGRSALDAVELMNTGVNYLREHVIQDARIHYIIEKGGDQPNIVPPYSRSWYYVRAPKRDQMMFIYDWVLDIARGAALMTRTELKVEFIEGCHNYIPNKTISELIVKNMREIGLPKYADDDLKFANQIAETITPEMKNAQLRKSKRPGWEQLVDELIDPELPDPWGEGETSHGSTDVADVSWHTPTVEFCTATWILGTPAHSWQAVAQSGVGLGHKSLIFAAKVMATTAIDLLTNEDELNKAKKEHNRKINNAKYVSPIPTDKKPPLDVWEKKPRTSP, encoded by the coding sequence ATGTCTGTTGCGAAGGACACTGCTGCTGACTGGATTGATGAGAACAAGACCCGCTTGATTCAAATAAGTGATACAGTGTGGGAGTTTGCTGAGTTAGGTTTAATTGAGTTCAAGTCTTCTGCGCTCCTTACCGATGAGTTGGAGAAGTACGGGTTTAGGATTGAACGTGGAGTTGCATGTATGCCAACAGCTTTCGTAGCTACTTTTGGCGAAGGAAAACCCGTTATAGGAATAATGGGTGAATATGATGCACTGCCAGGAATATCACAAAAAAAGGCTCCGTGGAAAGAACCGTTGGAACCTGGGAAACCTGGACATGGGTGTGGACATAATATTCATGGGACAAGCGGGATGGCAGCAGCGATATCCATAAAGAATGCAATGAAGAAGCACCAAATAATGGGTACGATTAAATTCTTTGGATGTCCCGCTGAGGAGAACTTCTCAGGTAAAGTATACATGATTAGAGAGGGATGCTTCCGGGACGTCGACGCTGCAATTAGCCATCATCCAAGCACTATGAATGAAGCTTCGATGTTAAGCAGCTTAGCTGTCAACTCGGTCAAGTTTCATTTTTATGGTAAAGCTTCTCATGCTGGTGGGTCCCCGGAGCAAGGTAGAAGCGCGTTGGACGCAGTTGAACTGATGAATACTGGCGTGAACTATCTGAGGGAACATGTAATCCAAGACGCGAGAATTCATTACATAATTGAAAAAGGAGGGGACCAGCCGAATATTGTGCCTCCATACTCTAGAAGCTGGTATTATGTGAGAGCTCCAAAGAGAGATCAAATGATGTTCATATATGATTGGGTACTTGACATAGCGCGGGGAGCAGCGCTTATGACCAGAACTGAGCTGAAGGTAGAGTTCATCGAAGGCTGTCATAACTACATTCCTAATAAAACCATCTCAGAATTAATTGTTAAGAACATGCGTGAAATCGGACTGCCAAAATACGCCGATGATGATTTGAAGTTTGCAAATCAAATTGCCGAGACGATTACTCCAGAAATGAAGAATGCTCAACTACGAAAATCCAAACGACCTGGATGGGAACAGCTTGTTGACGAATTGATAGACCCTGAACTTCCTGATCCTTGGGGCGAAGGAGAAACTAGCCACGGCAGCACCGACGTGGCTGACGTGAGTTGGCACACACCCACTGTAGAATTTTGCACTGCCACTTGGATTTTAGGTACCCCTGCTCATTCATGGCAAGCGGTTGCGCAAAGCGGAGTTGGCCTTGGACACAAGTCGCTGATATTCGCAGCGAAGGTGATGGCTACTACAGCTATAGATCTCTTGACTAACGAGGACGAATTGAACAAGGCAAAGAAGGAGCATAACCGAAAAATAAATAATGCAAAATATGTGTCTCCGATCCCTACTGATAAAAAGCCTCCTCTCGATGTTTGGGAGAAAAAACCTCGTACAAGTCCATAG
- a CDS encoding GNAT family N-acetyltransferase, protein MAYKTFKLKDGRTAMLDWLREEDLPEVVEAINSVIREGKYLFMNNKIMDMEEERRWFERGTKAGMLYLVARVDDKLVGGASIHPHTDKRAHVVEFGIFIRDGYRNSGLGTTMTKTFIEIAKKRGFEVLQLSVYATNKRAFHVYKKCRYKECGKLIRDIKFLDGIYTDRILMELLLK, encoded by the coding sequence ATGGCTTACAAGACATTCAAGCTAAAGGATGGACGAACAGCCATGCTTGACTGGTTAAGAGAAGAGGATCTGCCTGAAGTCGTAGAGGCGATTAACAGTGTAATCCGCGAAGGAAAATACCTCTTCATGAACAATAAAATAATGGACATGGAAGAGGAGCGACGATGGTTTGAACGCGGCACAAAGGCGGGAATGCTTTACCTGGTTGCAAGAGTTGATGACAAGCTAGTCGGAGGCGCGAGCATCCACCCCCACACTGACAAACGGGCGCACGTTGTAGAGTTCGGCATTTTCATTCGCGATGGCTATCGCAATTCAGGATTAGGAACAACTATGACAAAGACGTTTATCGAAATCGCCAAGAAACGCGGATTTGAGGTTCTTCAGCTCTCTGTCTACGCCACAAATAAGAGAGCTTTCCACGTTTACAAGAAATGCAGGTATAAAGAATGCGGCAAATTAATTCGAGACATAAAATTTCTTGATGGAATATACACTGATAGAATATTAATGGAATTACTTTTGAAGTAG
- a CDS encoding vitamin B12-dependent ribonucleotide reductase, translating to MSTKETIPLQNKSSQATTISKIRKRDGRIVDFDKNKISEAIWKAVQSVGDEDKTEAEHLAEKVVQVLEGHFRGETQSVEDLQDIVEKVLIESRHAKTAKAYILYRQKRAEIRKAAALLGVEDDLKLPLNAIVILAARYLRRDENRNIVETTSKIFRRVAKAIAHAEELYGKTDEEVAQTEKIFYKTMVRFEFLPNSPTLMNAGTDLGQLSACFVLPIEDSMESIFNALKYAALVHKTGGGTGFSFSKLRPQNDVVNSTGGVASGPLSFISVFDAATNVIKQGGKRRGANMGILKVDHPDILDFIVIKEEEGRLNNFNISVALTDKFMDAVKNDTEYKLINPRNRKAVKILRARVIWNLIAIMAWKNGEPGIIFIDMVNQHNPTPHVGKIAATNPCGEQPLLPFESCNLGSINLSKMVNDSKIDWEKLRETIRTAVHFLDNVIDVNRYPFEEIEKMTKRNRKIGLGVMGFADMLIQMRIPYNSLEALTMAENVMKFIHDEGIKMSVELAKERGSFQDFQGSIWERNGYEMIRNATITTIAPTGTISEIAGCSGGIEPLFSVSYVRNVAESLGQTLNVINPYFERMTIQEGIYSDELIKKISKTTSISRIEEIPEKIRKVFVTAHDLSPEWHVRMQAAFQNYTDNAVSKTVNFSNSATPQDIEKVFWLAYELGCKGVTVYRHGSRKRQVLHVAKPSKYGEQGGEIAENNLLYGVHCPNCSL from the coding sequence ATGTCAACCAAGGAAACGATACCTCTTCAAAACAAAAGCTCCCAAGCGACAACAATATCTAAAATAAGAAAAAGAGATGGAAGAATCGTTGATTTTGATAAAAACAAAATCTCAGAGGCCATTTGGAAAGCAGTACAGTCGGTGGGAGACGAAGACAAGACGGAAGCTGAACACCTAGCTGAAAAGGTTGTTCAAGTGCTTGAAGGGCATTTTCGAGGCGAAACCCAAAGTGTAGAAGACCTTCAAGACATCGTAGAAAAAGTGTTGATTGAGAGTAGGCACGCTAAAACCGCTAAAGCGTACATTCTATATCGGCAGAAAAGAGCCGAGATACGGAAAGCGGCAGCTTTGTTAGGCGTAGAGGATGATCTTAAACTTCCTTTGAACGCCATAGTGATTCTCGCGGCTAGATACCTGAGACGAGACGAAAACCGAAACATTGTAGAAACTACAAGCAAAATCTTCAGAAGAGTTGCGAAAGCAATTGCTCATGCGGAAGAACTTTATGGAAAAACAGATGAGGAAGTTGCTCAGACAGAAAAAATATTTTACAAGACAATGGTTCGCTTTGAATTCTTGCCAAACTCTCCTACCTTGATGAACGCAGGAACAGATTTAGGACAACTATCTGCATGCTTTGTATTGCCTATTGAAGATTCGATGGAAAGCATATTTAACGCCTTAAAATACGCTGCTTTAGTCCACAAGACAGGTGGAGGAACTGGCTTTTCATTCTCTAAGTTAAGACCTCAAAATGATGTTGTTAACTCAACTGGTGGAGTTGCCTCTGGACCGTTATCATTTATCTCGGTTTTCGACGCCGCAACTAACGTCATAAAACAAGGGGGAAAACGAAGAGGAGCAAACATGGGAATCCTAAAAGTAGACCATCCTGATATCTTGGATTTCATCGTGATAAAGGAAGAAGAGGGCCGATTGAACAATTTCAATATTTCAGTTGCCCTCACCGACAAGTTTATGGATGCAGTTAAAAATGATACAGAATATAAACTAATAAATCCGAGAAATAGAAAGGCTGTCAAGATTCTGAGGGCAAGAGTAATCTGGAACTTAATTGCAATAATGGCCTGGAAAAACGGTGAACCTGGAATAATTTTCATCGATATGGTTAACCAGCATAATCCCACCCCCCATGTTGGAAAGATAGCAGCAACAAACCCTTGTGGAGAACAGCCCTTACTTCCCTTTGAATCCTGCAACCTTGGATCAATAAACTTGTCAAAAATGGTCAACGACAGCAAAATCGATTGGGAGAAGCTAAGAGAAACCATCAGAACAGCTGTTCATTTCCTCGACAATGTGATAGATGTTAACAGATACCCCTTCGAGGAAATCGAGAAGATGACAAAGAGAAACAGAAAGATTGGTTTAGGGGTTATGGGATTTGCTGATATGCTCATTCAAATGAGGATTCCATACAACTCTCTTGAGGCCTTAACTATGGCCGAGAATGTGATGAAGTTTATTCATGACGAAGGGATAAAGATGTCTGTCGAACTAGCGAAAGAGCGCGGTTCCTTCCAGGACTTTCAAGGAAGCATATGGGAGAGAAACGGTTATGAAATGATTAGAAATGCCACGATAACTACAATTGCCCCCACAGGAACGATCAGTGAGATTGCTGGCTGCTCCGGAGGGATAGAGCCTTTGTTTTCAGTTTCGTACGTGAGGAATGTCGCCGAAAGTTTGGGACAAACCTTGAACGTGATAAACCCCTATTTTGAGAGGATGACGATTCAAGAGGGCATCTACAGTGATGAATTGATTAAGAAGATTTCAAAAACAACTTCGATCTCTCGTATAGAAGAGATTCCGGAAAAGATTAGGAAAGTCTTTGTCACTGCCCATGATCTTTCGCCTGAATGGCATGTCCGCATGCAAGCGGCTTTCCAAAATTACACGGACAACGCGGTATCAAAAACCGTTAACTTTTCAAACAGTGCAACCCCTCAGGACATTGAGAAGGTTTTTTGGTTGGCATATGAGCTGGGATGTAAGGGAGTTACTGTTTATAGGCATGGAAGCAGGAAGAGACAGGTACTCCATGTTGCTAAGCCGAGTAAATATGGTGAACAAGGAGGAGAGATAGCGGAGAACAATTTGCTGTATGGTGTTCATTGTCCAAACTGCTCTTTATAG
- a CDS encoding zinc ribbon domain-containing protein, with product MRTLAMPYVLITFGIFGSVFLGLVAGLGNIVTNEYVDYSFPGNPIVREYDFRIGGKYGLVTLSLLFGGAALAIGGYGTGFHILCKHSPTIHHSSSEKWVMLQKADVALLMTCPQCKKKLPTYSKFCPRCGTDIIPNDATLRTS from the coding sequence TTGAGGACACTTGCGATGCCTTATGTTCTAATCACGTTTGGCATCTTCGGCTCGGTGTTTCTAGGCCTTGTTGCTGGTTTGGGAAATATTGTAACTAATGAATATGTAGATTACAGTTTTCCAGGGAATCCCATCGTACGAGAATACGATTTCAGAATAGGAGGAAAATATGGGCTAGTAACTTTATCCCTTCTTTTCGGGGGCGCAGCTTTAGCTATTGGTGGATATGGTACAGGCTTTCACATTCTTTGCAAGCATTCTCCTACGATCCATCACTCCAGCAGTGAGAAGTGGGTGATGCTTCAGAAAGCTGATGTTGCATTGCTGATGACATGTCCGCAATGTAAGAAAAAGCTTCCAACATATTCCAAGTTCTGTCCCAGATGTGGGACTGATATCATACCTAATGATGCAACATTACGAACCTCTTGA
- a CDS encoding D-tyrosyl-tRNA(Tyr) deacylase, giving the protein MILIVASTKDVASMNIRQQLLVHYDFKESEEKFHSNPVYHKTLSDNEVKLVTIDEEAIYYQSILNHFNPQLIIYISRHSSKSGTPTLSVHTPGNLTAQAQKGGLPNRISIAPANAMKEALLEMAEQKNTHSLDYQVSYECTHHGPSLNIATMFVELGSSPTQWKDMKAAEAVAHAAMAPILRKSRNSIVAVGIGGPHYSQKFTRMALEDDFAFGHIIPKYAISHVDAKTIRQCVERTLEKVETVTLDWKGIKGADKTKLVKASEEAGVQTQKV; this is encoded by the coding sequence ATGATTCTCATAGTTGCTTCTACAAAAGACGTTGCAAGCATGAACATTAGACAGCAACTGTTAGTCCACTACGACTTCAAGGAATCAGAGGAGAAATTCCACAGCAACCCAGTATACCATAAGACACTCAGCGACAACGAAGTGAAGCTTGTAACAATCGACGAAGAAGCAATCTACTACCAATCGATCCTAAACCACTTCAACCCACAGCTTATAATATACATTTCGCGTCACAGCAGCAAAAGCGGCACACCAACACTCTCAGTTCACACGCCAGGCAACCTAACCGCTCAAGCGCAAAAAGGCGGCCTACCAAACCGAATCTCAATAGCACCGGCAAACGCAATGAAAGAAGCCTTACTGGAAATGGCGGAACAAAAAAACACACACAGCCTAGACTACCAAGTTTCATACGAATGCACCCATCACGGACCTTCCCTCAACATTGCGACAATGTTCGTGGAACTTGGAAGCTCACCAACACAATGGAAAGACATGAAAGCCGCAGAAGCGGTGGCTCACGCAGCGATGGCTCCAATTCTTAGAAAATCCAGAAATTCAATAGTAGCGGTTGGCATCGGCGGACCTCATTATAGCCAAAAGTTTACACGTATGGCTCTAGAAGACGACTTTGCCTTTGGCCACATAATTCCGAAATATGCTATTTCACATGTTGACGCTAAAACTATCAGGCAATGTGTAGAGCGAACACTGGAGAAAGTTGAAACTGTTACTTTGGACTGGAAGGGAATAAAGGGCGCAGACAAGACAAAACTAGTTAAGGCTTCAGAAGAAGCTGGAGTGCAAACACAAAAAGTTTAG